A single genomic interval of Acidovorax sp. 1608163 harbors:
- a CDS encoding glycosyltransferase family 2 protein: MFTQPAQPQLLSVIVPCRNEAAHIDAFCDSALQQQLPPGWQMEVLVADGCSDDGTRERLQQRCAADPRLRWVDNPGRIVSTGLNACLRLARGSVVARLDVHTQFAPDYLAQCLATLERTGADNVGGPWVAEGRGPMGSAIATAFQSRWVVGGALSRNKAYEGPVDTVYLGCWPRATLERFGGFDETLVRNQDDEHNLRLRLGGARIWQSGRIQSSYRPRDSLRHLFAQQRQYGYWRPFVMRKHGQPGSVRQLVPAAFVAALVGLLAISPWSAWPLVALLAAYGGYVGAASVLAARTAGQWHTLARLPVVIAAYHVAYGLGTWRGLWDMLRGRQPSAQFARITR, from the coding sequence ATGTTCACCCAACCCGCCCAGCCCCAGCTGCTCAGCGTCATCGTGCCCTGCCGCAACGAGGCTGCGCACATCGACGCCTTTTGCGACAGCGCCTTGCAGCAGCAGTTGCCCCCCGGCTGGCAGATGGAAGTGCTGGTGGCAGATGGCTGCAGCGACGACGGCACGCGCGAGCGGCTGCAGCAGCGCTGCGCGGCCGACCCGCGCTTGCGCTGGGTGGACAACCCTGGCCGCATCGTCTCCACCGGGCTCAACGCCTGCCTGCGCCTGGCGCGCGGCAGCGTGGTGGCACGGCTGGATGTGCACACCCAGTTTGCGCCCGATTACCTCGCCCAGTGCCTGGCCACGCTGGAGCGCACCGGGGCCGACAACGTGGGCGGCCCCTGGGTGGCCGAGGGGCGCGGCCCCATGGGCAGTGCGATCGCCACGGCCTTCCAGAGCCGCTGGGTGGTGGGCGGGGCCCTGTCGCGCAACAAAGCCTACGAAGGCCCCGTAGACACCGTGTACCTGGGCTGCTGGCCCCGCGCCACGCTAGAGCGGTTTGGTGGCTTTGACGAAACCCTGGTGCGCAACCAGGACGACGAGCACAACCTGCGGCTGCGCCTGGGCGGTGCGCGCATCTGGCAAAGCGGGCGCATCCAATCGAGCTACCGCCCGCGCGATTCGCTGCGCCACCTGTTTGCGCAGCAGCGGCAGTACGGCTACTGGCGCCCCTTTGTCATGCGCAAACACGGCCAGCCGGGCTCCGTGCGGCAACTGGTGCCTGCGGCCTTTGTGGCGGCTTTGGTGGGCCTGCTCGCCATCAGCCCCTGGAGTGCCTGGCCACTGGTGGCCCTGCTTGCAGCGTACGGCGGCTATGTGGGCGCTGCTTCGGTGCTGGCCGCCCGCACTGCAGGCCAGTGGCACACCCTGGCGCGCCTGCCGGTGGTGATTGCAGCCTACCACGTCGCCTACGGCCTGGGCACCTGGCGTGGCCTGTGGGACATGCTGCGCGGCCGCCAGCCTTCGGCCCAGTTTGCGCGCATCACGCGCTGA
- a CDS encoding class I SAM-dependent methyltransferase: protein MSPTEPPHEPAAVQARYARRNAVADAQHYSLYASASALQAQQERLRAMVQLWRTHGWQSLAGLQITEVGCGSGGNLHDLVRLGAQPQHLQGLELLHERAAQARATLPDALAIHAGDAASATIAPGSQQAVLAFTLFSSLLGAEFRTALAQQMWQWVAPGGGVLVYDFVVNNPRNPDVQGVPLAEVRRLFPQAQLHSQRVTLAPPVARRLPGGLIAPCATLLPFLRTHRLTWAVKPALSAGPEALPS, encoded by the coding sequence ATGAGCCCCACAGAACCTCCACACGAACCCGCTGCCGTGCAGGCCCGCTACGCCCGGCGCAATGCGGTGGCCGACGCGCAGCACTACAGCCTGTACGCCAGCGCCTCGGCCCTGCAGGCCCAGCAAGAGCGGCTGCGGGCCATGGTGCAGCTGTGGCGCACGCACGGCTGGCAAAGCCTGGCGGGCCTGCAGATCACCGAAGTGGGCTGTGGCAGCGGCGGCAACCTGCACGACCTGGTGCGCCTGGGCGCCCAGCCTCAGCACCTGCAAGGGCTGGAATTGCTGCACGAACGCGCAGCCCAGGCCCGTGCAACCCTGCCCGACGCGCTGGCCATCCATGCAGGCGATGCCGCAAGCGCCACCATCGCCCCCGGCAGCCAGCAGGCCGTGCTCGCGTTCACCCTGTTCAGTTCACTGCTCGGTGCCGAATTTCGCACTGCGCTTGCGCAGCAGATGTGGCAATGGGTGGCCCCCGGTGGTGGCGTGCTGGTGTACGACTTTGTCGTCAACAACCCGCGCAACCCCGATGTGCAGGGCGTGCCGCTGGCCGAAGTGCGGCGACTATTCCCGCAAGCACAACTGCATTCACAGCGCGTCACGCTGGCACCGCCCGTGGCACGCCGCCTGCCTGGAGGCCTGATTGCGCCCTGCGCCACGCTGCTACCCTTCTTACGCACCCACCGCCTGACCTGGGCGGTGAAACCGGCCCTCAGTGCAGGGCCAGAAGCTTTACCGTCATGA
- a CDS encoding glycosyltransferase has product MPPIHLCLLGDATSPHIQRWAREMQGRCYRVSLVTARPAPIEGVGQHVLRPVRRSAQWLLRAGETRRAVQALAPDIVHAHYTTSYGYLGARCGRHPLVMTAWGSDLLVTPHTSPWMRWLTSWTLRRADLITGDSQSLVDAAHSYRPRAAVHCIHWGVDLARFAPAPWQAKPGFEIVSLRSWEPNYNIATIIDAVAHLRAKQPAVPMHLHLLGGGSLEAALREQVARLGLGEAVTFHGRLDDAGMARVLARCKVSVSVPTQDATSVSVLESMACGLPVVATPLQANAHWLPAKWLVPAHDSSALAHKLATLAQNDAAAHAAGQRNAQRIQQEGDRAVQMDRMDALYRGLLQRPVTGIVNTK; this is encoded by the coding sequence ATGCCCCCCATCCACCTGTGCCTGCTGGGCGATGCCACCAGCCCCCATATCCAGCGCTGGGCGCGCGAGATGCAGGGGCGCTGCTACCGCGTGTCGCTGGTCACTGCGCGGCCCGCGCCCATCGAGGGCGTGGGGCAGCATGTGCTGCGCCCGGTGCGCCGCTCGGCCCAGTGGCTGCTGCGCGCGGGCGAGACACGCCGCGCTGTGCAGGCCCTGGCCCCCGACATCGTGCACGCGCACTACACCACCTCCTACGGCTACCTGGGCGCACGCTGCGGCCGCCACCCGCTGGTGATGACCGCCTGGGGCAGCGACTTGCTGGTAACGCCGCACACCAGCCCGTGGATGCGCTGGCTCACCAGCTGGACGCTGCGCCGCGCTGACCTCATCACAGGCGATTCGCAAAGCCTGGTCGATGCCGCGCACAGCTACCGCCCGCGCGCTGCAGTGCACTGCATCCACTGGGGCGTGGACCTGGCGCGCTTTGCGCCTGCGCCGTGGCAAGCCAAACCTGGCTTTGAGATCGTGAGCCTGCGCTCGTGGGAGCCCAACTACAACATCGCCACCATCATCGACGCCGTGGCGCACCTGCGGGCCAAGCAACCCGCCGTGCCAATGCACCTGCACCTGCTGGGCGGCGGCAGCCTGGAGGCGGCCCTGCGCGAGCAAGTCGCCCGGCTGGGCTTGGGCGAGGCAGTGACCTTTCACGGGCGGCTGGACGACGCAGGCATGGCCCGTGTGCTGGCGCGGTGCAAGGTCTCAGTGTCGGTGCCCACGCAAGATGCCACCTCGGTCTCGGTGCTCGAAAGCATGGCCTGCGGCCTGCCCGTGGTGGCCACCCCATTGCAAGCCAACGCCCATTGGCTGCCAGCCAAATGGCTGGTGCCCGCACACGACAGCAGCGCCCTGGCACACAAGCTAGCCACCCTGGCACAAAACGACGCCGCAGCCCATGCGGCAGGCCAGCGCAATGCCCAGCGCATTCAGCAAGAGGGCGACCGCGCTGTGCAAATGGACCGCATGGATGCGCTGTACCGTGGGCTGCTGCAGCGTCCTGTAACCGGCATCGTCAACACCAAATAA
- a CDS encoding UDP-glucose/GDP-mannose dehydrogenase family protein, with protein MKITVIGTGYVGLVTGACLAEMGNQVVCLDLDAQRIAALNRGEMPIHEPGLGDVVARNAQAGRLRFTTDIDTAVAHGLLQFISVGTPPSEDGSADLQHVLAAARAVAERMQGYKLIINKSTVPVGTADAVAREVAAVLAARGLSPDFSVVSNPEFLKEGSAVQDFMRPDRVIVGSDNEHATALMRTLYAPFMRNRERLIEMDVRSAEFTKYAANAMLATRISFMNELALLAEKLGADIEQVRTGIGTDPRIGTHFLYAGTGYGGSCFPKDVRALIQMGESSGQPLQILQAVQAVNQRQKQVLVDKIVARFGADLQGRRFALWGLAFKPGTDDMREAPSLTVIEQLLARGAEVVAYDPQAMLQAQAVLGPRPHLYYAPQADAALAGADALVIVTEWKEFRSPDFAHLAATLKHPVVFDGRNLFEPDTMRTAGLEYHPIGRAAPLS; from the coding sequence ATGAAAATCACCGTCATCGGCACCGGCTATGTGGGCCTGGTCACTGGCGCTTGCCTCGCAGAAATGGGCAACCAGGTGGTCTGCCTGGATCTGGACGCCCAGCGCATCGCCGCGCTGAACCGGGGCGAGATGCCCATCCACGAGCCCGGCCTGGGCGATGTGGTGGCGCGCAATGCCCAAGCCGGGCGCCTGCGCTTCACCACCGACATCGACACCGCCGTGGCGCACGGCCTGCTGCAGTTCATTTCCGTGGGCACACCGCCCAGCGAGGACGGATCGGCCGACCTGCAGCATGTGCTGGCCGCTGCACGGGCCGTGGCCGAACGGATGCAGGGCTACAAGCTCATCATCAACAAGAGCACGGTGCCCGTAGGCACCGCCGATGCCGTAGCGCGTGAGGTGGCTGCGGTGCTCGCCGCACGCGGGCTGTCGCCCGACTTTTCCGTCGTGTCCAACCCCGAGTTCCTCAAAGAAGGCTCTGCAGTGCAGGACTTCATGCGGCCCGACCGGGTGATCGTGGGCAGCGACAACGAGCACGCCACCGCCCTGATGCGCACCCTGTACGCCCCCTTCATGCGCAACCGCGAGCGGTTGATTGAGATGGACGTGCGCAGTGCCGAATTCACCAAGTACGCCGCCAACGCCATGCTGGCCACGCGCATCAGCTTCATGAACGAGCTGGCCCTGCTGGCCGAGAAGCTGGGGGCGGACATTGAGCAGGTGCGCACCGGCATCGGCACCGACCCGCGCATTGGCACGCACTTTTTGTACGCGGGCACCGGCTATGGCGGCTCGTGCTTTCCCAAAGATGTGCGTGCCCTGATCCAGATGGGCGAAAGCTCGGGCCAGCCGCTGCAGATTCTGCAGGCCGTGCAGGCAGTGAACCAGCGGCAAAAGCAGGTGCTCGTCGACAAGATCGTGGCCCGCTTCGGCGCCGACTTGCAGGGCCGCCGCTTTGCGCTGTGGGGCCTGGCCTTCAAGCCCGGCACGGACGACATGCGCGAGGCGCCCAGCCTGACGGTGATAGAGCAACTGCTGGCGCGGGGTGCGGAAGTGGTGGCCTATGACCCCCAGGCCATGCTGCAAGCACAGGCCGTGCTGGGCCCACGGCCCCACCTGTACTACGCACCCCAGGCCGATGCGGCCCTGGCAGGCGCGGATGCGCTGGTCATCGTCACCGAGTGGAAGGAATTCCGCAGCCCCGACTTTGCCCACCTGGCCGCCACGCTGAAGCACCCGGTGGTGTTTGACGGGCGCAACCTGTTTGAGCCCGACACGATGCGCACCGCCGGACTGGAGTACCACCCCATCGGCCGTGCGGCCCCACTCTCTTGA
- a CDS encoding acyltransferase, translated as MKAWLNRWRRRLWQALFYRMVFGERTAQGTPLPHTRIAPSTCIEGEEGLQLADHVFIGHFNFLDAAGGLRIDEGVQITNFVSIVTHSSHRAVRLMGRSYAAHAGAAAARPGYLQAPVHIGAYAFVGPHSLIEAGSRIGKGAVVCAYAQVRGEVPDFAIVAGQPARVVGDVRTRDAALLAQYPEMQAHYAAWADMLPTSPVPASTPTPPSDRA; from the coding sequence ATGAAAGCCTGGCTTAACCGCTGGCGCCGCCGCCTGTGGCAGGCGCTGTTCTACCGCATGGTGTTTGGCGAGCGCACTGCGCAAGGCACGCCCCTGCCCCACACCCGCATCGCGCCCAGCACCTGCATTGAGGGCGAAGAGGGCCTGCAGCTCGCAGACCATGTGTTCATCGGCCACTTCAACTTTCTGGACGCCGCAGGCGGCCTGCGCATCGACGAGGGCGTGCAGATCACCAACTTTGTGAGCATCGTCACCCACAGCTCGCACCGGGCCGTGCGCCTCATGGGGCGCAGCTATGCGGCGCATGCAGGCGCGGCGGCTGCACGCCCCGGCTACCTGCAGGCACCGGTGCACATTGGCGCCTATGCCTTTGTCGGCCCGCACAGCCTGATCGAAGCGGGCAGCCGCATCGGCAAGGGGGCCGTGGTGTGCGCCTATGCCCAGGTGCGCGGCGAGGTACCAGACTTTGCCATCGTCGCCGGGCAACCAGCCCGCGTGGTGGGCGATGTGCGCACGCGCGATGCCGCCTTGCTGGCGCAATACCCCGAGATGCAGGCGCACTACGCTGCCTGGGCTGACATGCTGCCCACCTCGCCCGTCCCTGCATCCACACCCACGCCACCTTCTGATCGCGCCTGA